A genomic window from Planctomycetaceae bacterium includes:
- a CDS encoding toprim domain-containing protein, with product METETQKKLWWLQEMGLEVLDNSSTEWTCVCPFCEDAHKHFYLNSNDILYDCKKCSAKGNYLTLMSKFASILAKDFDDKSLARLARDRKLPTEAFADYDFGWTGNFYTLPVRDAKRKINNILRYKIGGKLLSAPGCKMGLFGAQQLSNTHRKAEPVYIFEGPWDAIAFEWLRCKAKQQGIITAVMGAGNLPNEFLKFFQDCIIFIAQDNDQAGTNGENRIANKLIGIAKELKFFKWDKDEEQGKDIRDLIIEGLL from the coding sequence ATGGAAACAGAAACTCAAAAAAAACTTTGGTGGCTGCAAGAGATGGGGCTTGAGGTGTTGGATAATTCGAGTACTGAGTGGACGTGTGTCTGCCCATTTTGCGAAGACGCGCACAAACACTTTTACTTAAACAGTAACGACATTCTTTACGACTGCAAAAAGTGCAGTGCAAAGGGTAACTATCTAACACTTATGAGCAAGTTTGCTTCAATTTTGGCAAAGGACTTTGACGACAAATCGCTCGCTCGATTAGCCAGAGACAGAAAATTGCCGACTGAGGCTTTCGCTGACTATGACTTTGGCTGGACAGGTAATTTTTATACTTTACCTGTTCGGGATGCAAAGAGGAAAATCAACAACATCCTGAGATATAAAATTGGTGGCAAATTGCTTTCCGCTCCGGGATGCAAAATGGGTCTCTTCGGTGCACAGCAATTATCAAACACTCATAGAAAAGCGGAACCAGTATATATATTTGAAGGGCCTTGGGACGCTATCGCTTTTGAATGGTTACGTTGCAAAGCTAAGCAACAAGGCATTATCACAGCAGTTATGGGTGCTGGTAATTTACCCAATGAATTCCTCAAATTTTTCCAAGACTGCATAATATTTATAGCTCAAGACAATGACCAAGCGGGAACGAATGGCGAAAACCGAATCGCAAATAAGCTTATTGGCATTGCCAAAGAACTTAAATTTTTTAAATGGGACAAAGACGAAGAGCAGGGAAAAGATATCAGAGATTTAATTATTGAAGGACTTTTATAA